A region of Anopheles merus strain MAF chromosome 2R, AmerM5.1, whole genome shotgun sequence DNA encodes the following proteins:
- the LOC121588938 gene encoding lipase 3-like codes for MAIHYHAVFVLTIAIIGMVGAAVVPRSLLPTGDTNVPMNLTADIVLRDGYYLEQHQVTTADGYILTMFRIPGSPANPVRQGKNVAFLMHGLLSSSADYVISGPGRALAYLLVDAGYDVWLGNARGNTNSRRHIFHDPDARSTNFWDFSWHEIGYFDLPAMIDYTLAYTGHTSLHYAGHSQGTTSFFVMASTRPDYNKKIRSMHALAPVAFMSNLRSPFVRAFAPFVNQLEWIMSMLGVNEFLPSNEMMILGGQRLCEDESPFQEVCANVLFLIGGFNSPQLNRTMIPALLENAPAGASVNQLVHYAQGYNSGRFRQYDFGLTLNLIRYGSVRPPDYPLHRVTAPVALHFSDNDWLAAVSDVRELHSHLSNSIGLFRVSDLRWNHLDFVWGIDANTFLYERVISFMDRFN; via the coding sequence atggCTATACATTACCATGCCGTTTTTGTTCTGACCATTGCCATCATTGGCATGGTCGGTGCAGCGGTAGTGCCAAGATCATTACTACCCACCGGAGATACGAACGTGCCGATGAATCTAACCGCCGATATTGTTCTGCGTGACGGATACTATCTCGAGCAGCACCAGGTAACGACGGCCGATGGCTACATCCTAACGATGTTCCGCATTCCGGGCAGTCCGGCCAATCCGGTGCGCCAGGGCAAGAACGTTGCCTTTCTGATGCACGGACTGCTAAGCTCGTCGGCCGATTACGTTATTTCCGGCCCGGGACGGGCGCTCGCCTACCTGCTAGTGGACGCCGGATACGACGTGTGGCTGGGCAATGCCCGTGGCAATACAAACTCCCGCCGCCATATCTTTCACGATCCGGATGCACGCAGTACAAACTTCTGGGACTTTAGCTGGCACGAGATCGGCTACTTCGATCTGCCCGCCATGATCGATTACACGCTCGCGTACACGGGCCACACTTCGCTGCACTATGCGGGCCACTCGCAGGGCACAACCTCGTTCTTCGTGATGGCATCAACACGGCCGGACTACAACAAGAAGATACGCTCGATGCATGCACTAGCGCCGGTTGCGTTCATGAGCAATCTGCGGTCTCCGTTCGTGCGTGCCTTTGCACCGTTCGTAAATCAGCTCGAGTGGATCATGAGCATGTTGGGCGTGAACGAGTTCCTGCCAAGCAACGAGATGATGATACTTGGCGGTCAGCGGCTGTGTGAAGATGAGTCCCCGTTCCAGGAGGTGTGTGCCAATGTGCTGTTTCTGATTGGTGGATTCAATTCGCCCCAGCTGAATCGGACCATGATACCGGCACTGTTGGAGAATGCACCGGCGGGCGCATCCGTCAACCAGCTGGTACACTACGCGCAGGGTTACAATTCGGGCCGCTTCCGACAGTACGACTTTGGCCTTACGCTGAACCTTATCCGGTATGGGTCGGTTCGTCCGCCGGACTATCCGCTGCATCGTGTAACGGCCCCGGTGGCGCTGCACTTTAGCGACAATGACTGGCTGGCGGCTGTGTCGGATGTGCGCGAGCTGCACTCGCATCTATCGAACTCGATCGGACTGTTCCGTGTGTCCGATCTGCGATGGAACCATCTGGACTTTGTCTGGGGCATCGACGCGAACACGTTCCTGTACGAACGAGTGATTAGCTTTATGGATCGATTCAACTGA